The following proteins are encoded in a genomic region of Rubidibacter lacunae KORDI 51-2:
- the phoU gene encoding phosphate signaling complex protein PhoU: protein MVSQQTNDLDVGTVDWSAHSNVGGDRTFERSLKRLEQDVLRMGALVEQSFRLSHEALFARNLAAAKHIKPLDEEIDRYYRQIESDCAMLMSLQATLAEDVRLLSALMQLVRDLERIGDYAEDLAELALKLFPYPPNPHMAEIESMSNHSQVMLAVSLMALADLDVATGRRVKQMDDTVDDAYDRIYGALAQTRDVPGPIEPFLLLGLAIRHLERMADHATNIGQRVTYIVTGHRG from the coding sequence ATGGTGTCCCAGCAAACCAACGATCTCGATGTTGGAACCGTGGATTGGTCAGCACATAGTAATGTTGGCGGCGATCGCACCTTCGAGCGCAGTCTGAAACGCCTGGAGCAAGATGTATTGCGCATGGGGGCGCTTGTAGAGCAGTCATTTCGCCTCAGCCACGAGGCGCTGTTTGCACGTAACTTGGCGGCTGCCAAGCACATCAAACCGCTGGACGAAGAAATCGATCGCTACTACCGCCAGATCGAAAGCGACTGCGCCATGTTGATGTCGTTGCAGGCAACGCTAGCAGAAGACGTGCGACTGCTGAGTGCGTTGATGCAGCTCGTGCGCGACCTCGAACGGATCGGAGACTATGCCGAGGATCTCGCCGAGCTTGCCCTCAAATTATTTCCATATCCGCCGAACCCGCACATGGCCGAGATCGAGTCCATGTCCAACCACTCGCAGGTGATGCTGGCTGTTAGCTTGATGGCGCTAGCCGATCTCGATGTCGCTACCGGCCGCCGGGTCAAGCAAATGGACGATACGGTTGACGACGCATACGATCGCATCTACGGCGCGCTCGCCCAAACCCGCGACGTTCCGGGTCCGATCGAACCGTTTCTATTACTCGGGTTGGCCATCCGCCACCTCGAACGCATGGCCGATCATGCCACCAACATCGGCCAGCGCGTTACCTATATCGTCACGGGACACCGCGGTTAG
- a CDS encoding NUDIX domain-containing protein, translated as MTDPRNPAPTVDIIVELVDRRDRPIVLVERRFPPHGWALPGGFVDYGEAVETAARRESREEICLDVDLIEQFQVYSDPQRDARKHTLSVVFLAAATGTPRAADDAKAIAICPVWELPRPLCFDHARILHDYRRYRDYGIRPHLSFP; from the coding sequence GTGACCGATCCGCGCAACCCCGCTCCCACTGTGGATATCATCGTCGAACTTGTCGATCGCCGCGATCGCCCGATCGTGCTGGTCGAGCGACGCTTTCCGCCCCACGGCTGGGCGCTGCCCGGCGGTTTTGTCGATTATGGGGAAGCCGTGGAAACTGCCGCCCGTCGCGAATCCCGCGAGGAAATCTGCCTTGACGTGGATTTGATCGAGCAATTCCAAGTGTATTCCGACCCACAACGCGATGCGCGCAAGCACACGCTCAGCGTTGTCTTCTTGGCAGCCGCCACCGGCACGCCCCGCGCTGCTGATGACGCCAAGGCGATCGCGATTTGCCCCGTCTGGGAACTGCCACGGCCATTGTGCTTCGACCACGCGCGTATCCTGCACGACTACCGCCGCTACCGCGACTACGGCATCCGCCCGCACTTGAGTTTTCCTTAA
- the rodA gene encoding rod shape-determining protein RodA: MVTSSLPQRFAKFRSGWRHVDWSLLLLSIALVAWGGLAIRSTEIADRSDFALQHWILGGLCLPLVLLVARCRYEVLIRWHWLTYGLVNALLVAVMVAGVSAKGAQRWIPIGGFNIQPSEFAKLGAIVTLAALLHAKPASTLPALFRTLLVVAVPWGLVFLQPDLGTSLVFGAIALGMLYWGNAKLGWLVLMVSPLVAAILFNLYLPGWFAWTALMTLTAWLTLPLRWMSALGALVVNALSGGLGILLWRVLKDYQKDRLILFLEPERDPLGGGYHLIQSRIAIGAGQLWGRGLNEGTQTQLNFIPEQHTDFIFSAIGEELGFIGSIGLLVIFWLICTRLVFIALNAKENFGSLLAVGVLSMLVFQVFVNIGMTVGLAPITGIPLPWVSYGRSAMVTNFLAIALVESVANHSQIRSFFQSGD, encoded by the coding sequence ATGGTGACATCTTCGCTTCCGCAGCGCTTTGCCAAGTTTCGTAGTGGTTGGCGGCACGTTGATTGGTCGTTGTTGCTGCTGTCGATCGCCTTGGTAGCTTGGGGCGGACTGGCCATTCGCAGTACCGAAATTGCCGATCGCTCCGACTTCGCGTTGCAGCACTGGATTCTGGGCGGACTCTGTCTGCCGCTCGTGCTGCTCGTTGCGCGCTGTCGATACGAAGTCTTAATTCGCTGGCACTGGTTGACTTACGGATTGGTCAATGCCCTGCTGGTCGCTGTGATGGTTGCCGGCGTAAGCGCCAAAGGTGCACAACGTTGGATTCCGATCGGCGGCTTTAACATCCAGCCGTCGGAGTTCGCCAAACTCGGCGCAATTGTCACTTTAGCGGCATTGCTACACGCGAAACCGGCTTCGACGCTGCCGGCACTATTTCGAACGCTGTTGGTGGTTGCCGTCCCCTGGGGATTGGTCTTTCTGCAGCCGGACTTGGGGACATCGTTGGTGTTTGGCGCGATCGCCCTTGGGATGCTGTACTGGGGCAATGCCAAGCTGGGCTGGTTGGTGCTGATGGTATCGCCGTTAGTGGCTGCGATTTTATTCAACTTGTATCTGCCGGGATGGTTTGCTTGGACGGCATTGATGACGTTGACAGCCTGGTTGACACTGCCGCTGCGCTGGATGTCGGCCCTGGGCGCGCTGGTGGTTAATGCCCTCTCGGGCGGTTTAGGTATCTTATTGTGGAGAGTGCTTAAGGACTATCAAAAAGACCGCCTGATTTTGTTTCTCGAACCGGAACGCGATCCCTTGGGTGGCGGCTACCACCTGATTCAGTCGCGGATCGCGATCGGGGCAGGCCAACTCTGGGGACGAGGGCTCAACGAAGGGACCCAAACGCAGTTGAACTTTATCCCCGAACAACACACGGATTTCATCTTCAGCGCGATCGGGGAAGAGTTGGGATTCATCGGCAGTATCGGGCTACTGGTAATCTTTTGGTTGATTTGCACGCGACTGGTCTTCATTGCCCTCAATGCAAAGGAGAATTTCGGGTCGCTCCTGGCAGTCGGCGTCCTGTCGATGCTGGTGTTTCAAGTCTTTGTCAATATCGGCATGACGGTCGGACTCGCCCCAATTACAGGCATTCCGCTGCCGTGGGTGAGTTACGGGCGTTCGGCAATGGTGACCAACTTCCTCGCGATCGCGCTGGTGGAGTCGGTTGCCAATCACAGCCAGATCCGCTCGTTTTTCCAATCCGGCGATTAG